One Echinicola strongylocentroti DNA window includes the following coding sequences:
- a CDS encoding DUF502 domain-containing protein: MSFTSKRVVNYFFKGLLFVAPLALTVYIIYYIVQFLDNLLPVPVPGLGILIVFGLITFIGYLANIFITKPIFELVERWLFRIPLVNILYTSIKDLMSAFVGDKKKFNTPVIVKLSEHVSRLGFITQEDLSMIGEEDLVAVYLPHSYNFSGNCFLAPRSNVRVLHGANSTEVMKFIVSGGVSELSDPKK, from the coding sequence ATGTCATTTACCTCTAAGCGTGTAGTGAATTATTTTTTCAAGGGATTGCTTTTTGTAGCGCCTTTGGCATTGACGGTATATATTATTTACTATATCGTTCAGTTTTTGGACAACCTGTTGCCTGTGCCAGTTCCAGGATTGGGGATCTTGATCGTTTTTGGTTTGATTACCTTTATTGGTTATTTGGCCAATATATTTATAACCAAGCCTATTTTTGAACTTGTGGAGAGATGGCTTTTCAGGATTCCTTTGGTGAATATCCTCTATACGAGTATCAAGGACTTGATGTCCGCTTTTGTTGGGGACAAAAAGAAATTCAATACGCCTGTTATAGTAAAGTTATCAGAGCATGTTAGTCGCTTGGGGTTCATAACCCAAGAAGACCTGTCCATGATTGGCGAGGAAGATTTGGTGGCCGTTTACCTTCCCCATTCCTATAATTTTAGTGGCAATTGTTTTTTGGCTCCGAGAAGCAATGTGCGGGTATTGCATGGAGCCAATAGTACGGAGGTGATGAAGTTTATTGTCTCCGGGGGTGTTTCCGAATTGAGCGACCCTAAAAAATAA
- the dnaE gene encoding DNA polymerase III subunit alpha — MYIIFDTETTGLPRNYNAPITDLDNWPRLVQLAWQLHDERGKLISNQNYIVKPEGFTIPYNAEKVHGISTDRALKEGHDLKKVLEIFHKDVEKATYLVGHNIGFDINVCGAEFLRVDLPMQLLEKQELDTKDISTDFCAIPGGKGGKYKWPTLTELHQKLFGVGFEDAHDAAYDVDATAKCFFGLITAEVQPPVDGLTVEDVIYEPPKLDAANFAAAKDQQKEAAQDVIKQARKADITNLVDIPFSHLHVHTQYSILQATSEIPAMVARAKEFNMPAIAMTDHGNMMAAFHFVKEAMSNDIKPVVGCEFNICRDHQNKSQKDGGFQTVLLAKNKAGYHNLAKLASFAYTQGFYYLPRIDKELLVQYKGDIIATTGGLWGEIPFLILNVGETQAEEAFVWWKEQFGEDFYVELNRHGIPEEEKVNEVLLRFAQKYDVKYFAANSTYYNTKNDAKAHDILLCVKDGEKVDKPKRYIGKKGREFRYGFPNEEFYIKTPEEMKKLFADLPEAIECTNEIIEKVEAYKLERDVLLPKFNIPERFQDPQDDEDGGKRGENAFLRHLTYEGAKRRYPEITEEIRERLDFELSIIANTGYPGYFLIVQDFTTAAREMGVSVGPGRGSAAGSAVAYCIGITNVDPIAYDLLFERFLNPDRVSLPDIDIDFDDHGRQKVIDYVIEKYGANQVAQIITYGTMAAKSAIRDTARALDLPLSDADRLAKLVPDIKLKALFGLANDRAKLADKLKNNSENIDKAYELINISKGNDDLSKTINQAKILEGSVRNTGIHACGVIITPDDITNFVPVALAKDSDMYCTQFDNSVVENAGLLKMDFLGLKTLTLIKDAIRIVKERHGVELDPENFPIDDTETYELFQRGETVGIFQYESPGMQKYMRELKPTVFADLIAMNALYRPGPLEYIPSFIKRKHGLEPIAYDLDDMEEYLQETYGITVYQEQVMLLSQKLAGFTKGEADVLRKAMGKKLRDVLDKMKPKFVNQAAEKGHDKTKLEKIWKDWEAFASYAFNKSHSTCYAWVAYQTAYLKAHYPAEYMASVLSNNMNDITQVTFFMEECKRMGIEVLGPDVNESKDGFTVNKEGQIRFGLAAIKGAGGAAVHSVIEERAENGPYKDIFDFTQRINLRSVNKKTLESLAMAGGFDCFPDHHRRQYLEAAENDATLIEKAVKYAQKKAQEAESSQVSLFGGGAGMEVMMPSITPIEPFSQLQQLNIEKEVVGLYISGHPLDQFKVEFDSFTNTPLSEFSNTDALKAKGEIKAAGVVTSFAHRTTKNGNPFGTLTLEDYNGGHTFFLFGEDYIKYKEYFMTGWFLYFTGSVQGKRWNPDELEFKVGNMMLLNEVRGKMVKGLRVNINLDDLTIDLMERLEAITSKYKGEAKLFINVTDVKEKIAVDLRSTKFLIDPSQDMINELENIPELAYKIL, encoded by the coding sequence ATGTACATTATTTTTGATACCGAAACCACTGGTTTACCCAGGAACTACAATGCCCCCATCACCGATCTGGACAACTGGCCACGGCTCGTACAGCTGGCTTGGCAGCTCCATGATGAGCGGGGCAAACTGATTTCCAACCAAAACTATATTGTCAAGCCTGAAGGTTTTACCATTCCTTATAATGCCGAAAAAGTCCATGGCATCTCCACGGACCGCGCATTGAAAGAAGGCCATGACCTAAAGAAGGTATTGGAAATCTTCCACAAGGATGTAGAAAAAGCCACCTATCTGGTCGGCCACAATATCGGTTTTGACATCAATGTCTGCGGTGCGGAGTTTTTGAGAGTGGACCTGCCCATGCAACTACTCGAAAAGCAGGAACTGGACACCAAGGACATTTCCACTGATTTCTGCGCCATCCCCGGAGGCAAAGGTGGTAAATACAAATGGCCAACACTGACAGAGCTCCATCAAAAACTCTTCGGAGTGGGATTTGAGGATGCCCACGATGCCGCTTATGACGTGGACGCAACAGCCAAGTGCTTCTTTGGACTGATCACTGCCGAGGTACAGCCTCCCGTAGATGGCCTTACGGTGGAAGATGTCATCTACGAACCACCAAAACTCGACGCTGCCAACTTTGCCGCTGCTAAGGACCAACAGAAGGAAGCTGCCCAAGATGTCATCAAGCAAGCGAGAAAAGCAGACATCACCAACCTAGTGGACATCCCTTTCAGCCACCTCCATGTCCACACCCAATACTCCATCCTGCAGGCCACCTCAGAAATCCCTGCAATGGTCGCCAGGGCCAAGGAATTCAATATGCCCGCCATTGCGATGACGGATCACGGCAATATGATGGCTGCTTTCCATTTTGTAAAAGAAGCCATGTCAAACGACATCAAGCCAGTAGTGGGCTGTGAATTTAACATCTGCCGGGATCATCAAAACAAGTCCCAAAAAGACGGAGGCTTCCAGACGGTCTTGCTTGCCAAAAACAAAGCGGGCTATCACAACTTAGCCAAATTGGCTTCATTTGCCTACACGCAAGGCTTTTATTATTTGCCTAGGATTGACAAGGAACTATTGGTCCAATACAAAGGAGACATCATCGCTACTACCGGTGGACTTTGGGGAGAAATCCCGTTCCTTATCCTGAACGTCGGCGAAACACAAGCCGAAGAAGCTTTTGTATGGTGGAAAGAGCAGTTTGGAGAGGACTTTTACGTCGAACTGAACCGTCACGGAATCCCCGAAGAAGAAAAAGTAAACGAAGTCCTATTGCGCTTTGCCCAAAAATACGATGTCAAGTATTTCGCAGCCAATAGTACCTATTACAACACCAAAAATGACGCCAAGGCCCACGACATCCTTCTCTGCGTAAAAGATGGGGAGAAAGTCGATAAGCCGAAAAGGTACATAGGCAAAAAAGGCCGGGAATTCCGCTACGGTTTCCCTAACGAGGAGTTCTATATCAAGACACCCGAAGAGATGAAAAAGCTCTTCGCCGATCTCCCCGAAGCCATCGAGTGCACCAATGAAATCATCGAAAAGGTAGAGGCCTACAAGCTGGAAAGGGATGTTTTACTTCCCAAGTTCAACATTCCAGAGCGGTTCCAAGACCCACAAGATGATGAAGACGGTGGCAAGCGTGGGGAAAATGCCTTCTTGCGCCACCTCACTTATGAAGGAGCCAAGAGGCGCTATCCAGAGATCACGGAAGAAATCAGGGAACGGCTGGATTTTGAACTTTCTATTATTGCAAACACTGGTTACCCTGGGTACTTCCTGATCGTACAGGATTTTACCACAGCAGCACGTGAAATGGGCGTATCTGTGGGGCCAGGCAGGGGATCTGCCGCCGGCTCTGCGGTAGCCTACTGTATCGGTATTACCAATGTGGATCCAATCGCCTACGATCTCCTTTTTGAGAGATTCCTTAATCCAGACAGGGTTTCCCTCCCCGATATTGATATTGACTTTGATGACCATGGCCGTCAAAAAGTCATCGATTATGTGATCGAGAAATATGGTGCCAATCAGGTGGCCCAGATCATCACTTATGGTACCATGGCAGCCAAATCGGCCATCCGTGATACCGCGAGAGCTTTGGACCTGCCCTTGTCGGATGCGGATCGCCTTGCCAAGCTAGTGCCAGACATCAAGCTAAAAGCACTCTTTGGACTGGCCAATGACCGCGCTAAACTGGCCGACAAGCTTAAGAACAATTCGGAGAACATCGACAAAGCCTACGAGCTGATCAATATCTCCAAGGGCAATGACGACCTGTCCAAAACCATCAACCAAGCCAAAATCCTGGAAGGCTCTGTAAGAAACACAGGGATCCACGCTTGTGGGGTCATCATCACGCCAGATGATATTACCAATTTCGTCCCAGTAGCGCTGGCGAAAGATTCGGACATGTACTGCACGCAGTTTGACAACTCCGTGGTGGAGAATGCCGGCCTGTTGAAAATGGACTTCTTAGGGCTCAAAACCCTCACCCTGATCAAAGATGCCATTCGCATCGTCAAGGAGCGTCACGGTGTGGAACTGGATCCAGAAAACTTCCCCATAGATGACACGGAAACGTATGAGCTTTTCCAGCGTGGCGAAACGGTAGGGATATTCCAGTATGAATCCCCCGGCATGCAGAAATACATGCGTGAGCTAAAGCCAACGGTGTTTGCTGACTTGATAGCCATGAACGCACTCTATCGCCCAGGACCATTGGAATACATCCCAAGCTTTATCAAAAGAAAGCACGGCCTGGAACCCATCGCCTACGATCTCGATGATATGGAGGAATATCTCCAAGAAACCTACGGGATTACGGTGTACCAGGAACAGGTGATGTTGCTCTCCCAAAAGCTGGCAGGATTTACCAAGGGTGAGGCCGATGTGCTGCGTAAGGCCATGGGTAAAAAGCTCCGCGATGTACTGGACAAAATGAAGCCTAAATTTGTCAACCAAGCCGCTGAAAAAGGCCATGACAAAACCAAGCTGGAAAAGATCTGGAAAGACTGGGAAGCCTTTGCCTCCTATGCCTTTAACAAGTCCCACTCCACCTGCTATGCTTGGGTAGCCTATCAAACAGCCTACCTAAAAGCCCACTACCCCGCCGAATACATGGCGTCCGTACTGAGCAATAACATGAATGACATCACCCAAGTCACCTTCTTCATGGAAGAGTGTAAACGCATGGGGATAGAAGTACTGGGACCAGATGTGAATGAGTCCAAAGATGGCTTTACGGTAAATAAGGAAGGCCAAATTCGATTTGGCTTGGCGGCAATCAAAGGAGCGGGTGGTGCAGCCGTTCACTCGGTCATTGAAGAGCGGGCAGAAAATGGCCCTTATAAGGACATATTTGATTTTACCCAACGTATAAACTTGCGCTCTGTCAATAAAAAAACGTTGGAATCACTGGCCATGGCCGGAGGCTTTGACTGTTTCCCTGACCACCATAGGCGGCAATACTTGGAGGCTGCCGAAAATGACGCTACCCTGATCGAAAAAGCAGTCAAATACGCCCAAAAGAAGGCCCAGGAAGCCGAAAGCTCCCAGGTTTCCCTCTTTGGAGGTGGTGCTGGAATGGAAGTTATGATGCCTAGCATCACTCCGATAGAGCCATTTAGCCAACTGCAACAATTAAATATTGAAAAAGAAGTCGTTGGGCTTTATATTTCTGGCCACCCATTGGATCAATTTAAGGTAGAATTTGACTCGTTCACCAACACGCCCTTGTCCGAATTCTCCAATACGGATGCACTGAAAGCCAAAGGTGAAATTAAAGCTGCCGGAGTAGTCACGTCCTTTGCCCATCGTACCACCAAAAACGGCAACCCTTTTGGCACATTGACCCTAGAGGACTATAACGGTGGCCATACGTTCTTTCTATTTGGTGAAGACTACATCAAATACAAAGAGTATTTCATGACTGGATGGTTCTTATACTTCACAGGAAGTGTGCAGGGCAAACGCTGGAATCCCGACGAACTGGAATTTAAAGTTGGAAATATGATGCTGCTCAATGAAGTCCGTGGAAAAATGGTCAAAGGACTAAGGGTAAACATCAACCTGGATGACCTTACAATCGACCTGATGGAGAGGCTGGAAGCCATTACTTCCAAGTACAAAGGTGAAGCCAAGCTCTTTATCAATGTAACAGATGTCAAAGAGAAGATTGCCGTGGACCTTAGATCTACTAAATTTTTGATCGATCCATCACAAGATATGATCAATGAATTGGAGAACATCCCTGAGCTAGCGTACAAAATCCTCTAA
- a CDS encoding bifunctional alpha,alpha-trehalose-phosphate synthase (UDP-forming)/trehalose-phosphatase, whose amino-acid sequence MGKTIIVSNRLPVSLRHKNGKFEFKPSAGGLATGLGSIYQEGENIWIGWPGNDVEDPEQRAEIIIELHELKMAPVFLTRQDIEQFYEGFSNETLWPAFHYFTQNINYDEEHWEAYVRVNRMFCDAIMKKADPDDTIWVHDYQLLLLPQMLREKLPNATIAFFQHIPFPSYEVVRMLPWRHEILSGMCGADLIGFHTYDDMRHFLSAVGRIMGLSNESGYIQAENRLINVDSFPMGIDYDKFAKSAKSQKTQNIANKYLELLGDQKLLLSIDRLDYSKGIPKRIEAFDRFLEENPEYHGKVSMIMVVVPSRDKVKSYQRLKEEIDTLVGRINSDYSTLNWVPIHYFYRSFPFEELIAFYSMSDIALVTPLRDGMNLVCKEFVASKVDKKGVLILSEMAGASKELQDAILVNPNDNKGVADAIKQAITMPEKEQRARILSMQETIQRYDVFQWVTVFMDRLQYVKQKQLDLQSKEVDADVISELHEHFKKAKKPILFLDYDGTLVGFKGKPEEASPDEELKSLVSRLSKKSQVVVISGRDKETLGKWFKGQKVDIIAEHGVWLKINGGKDWELYADIDDHWKPDIRSVMEYYVQRTPGAHIEEKHHSLVWHYRKVESGLGDLRMRELFSHLKYMARGHNLQVLEGNKVLEIKRPDINKGRAATAFMKGNSYDFILAIGDDWTDEDTFQAMPEGAFSIRVGYSYTKANYNIKSPKEVRYLLNKLT is encoded by the coding sequence ATGGGAAAAACAATTATTGTTTCTAACAGGCTACCTGTTAGTTTACGGCATAAAAACGGGAAATTTGAATTTAAACCTAGCGCAGGAGGGCTGGCCACCGGTCTAGGGTCTATTTATCAAGAAGGAGAGAATATTTGGATCGGGTGGCCTGGCAATGACGTAGAGGATCCCGAGCAACGAGCGGAAATCATCATTGAGCTACATGAGCTGAAGATGGCGCCCGTTTTTTTGACCAGACAAGATATTGAACAGTTTTATGAAGGTTTTAGTAACGAGACACTTTGGCCTGCATTTCATTATTTTACCCAAAACATCAATTACGATGAGGAGCACTGGGAGGCCTATGTACGGGTAAACAGGATGTTTTGTGATGCAATCATGAAGAAAGCAGACCCGGACGATACCATCTGGGTACATGATTACCAGCTGCTGCTTTTGCCCCAGATGCTGCGCGAGAAGCTGCCCAATGCCACCATTGCTTTTTTCCAACACATTCCTTTTCCTTCTTACGAGGTCGTGAGGATGTTGCCGTGGAGACATGAGATTTTGTCTGGCATGTGTGGCGCAGACCTGATCGGATTTCATACGTATGATGACATGAGGCACTTTCTAAGTGCAGTGGGCCGGATCATGGGCTTGTCCAATGAGAGTGGCTATATCCAAGCCGAAAATCGACTCATCAATGTGGATAGCTTCCCAATGGGAATCGATTATGACAAATTTGCCAAATCCGCCAAATCGCAAAAGACCCAAAATATCGCCAATAAATATTTGGAATTGCTCGGCGATCAGAAGCTACTGCTTTCGATAGATCGCTTGGACTATTCCAAGGGGATCCCAAAACGGATCGAGGCCTTTGACAGGTTTCTGGAAGAGAATCCCGAGTATCACGGCAAGGTGTCCATGATCATGGTGGTGGTGCCATCACGTGACAAGGTGAAGTCTTATCAGCGCCTGAAGGAGGAAATAGATACATTGGTAGGGCGAATTAACAGTGATTATTCTACCCTGAACTGGGTGCCGATTCATTATTTCTATAGGAGTTTTCCATTTGAGGAGCTGATAGCCTTCTACTCAATGTCTGACATTGCCTTGGTGACCCCATTACGGGATGGGATGAACTTGGTGTGCAAGGAGTTTGTGGCCAGCAAAGTGGATAAAAAAGGCGTATTGATCCTTTCTGAAATGGCCGGAGCCAGCAAGGAACTTCAGGATGCCATTTTGGTCAATCCCAACGACAACAAAGGGGTGGCGGATGCAATCAAGCAGGCCATCACCATGCCCGAAAAAGAACAGCGGGCCAGAATCCTATCCATGCAGGAGACCATCCAGCGCTATGATGTGTTCCAGTGGGTGACCGTCTTTATGGATCGCCTACAGTATGTAAAACAAAAGCAACTCGACCTGCAGTCAAAAGAAGTGGACGCCGATGTCATCAGTGAACTGCACGAGCATTTCAAAAAGGCCAAGAAGCCAATTTTGTTCTTGGATTATGATGGTACATTGGTCGGGTTTAAGGGCAAGCCTGAAGAAGCAAGTCCTGATGAAGAATTGAAAAGCCTGGTGAGTAGACTGTCCAAAAAATCCCAAGTGGTGGTCATCAGCGGCAGGGATAAGGAAACCCTTGGCAAATGGTTTAAAGGACAAAAAGTGGATATTATTGCCGAGCATGGTGTGTGGCTGAAGATCAATGGTGGAAAAGATTGGGAACTGTATGCCGACATAGATGATCATTGGAAGCCGGATATCAGGTCTGTGATGGAATATTATGTCCAGCGTACTCCGGGAGCACATATTGAAGAAAAGCACCATTCCTTGGTTTGGCATTATCGCAAAGTGGAAAGCGGACTCGGTGACCTGAGAATGAGGGAGCTGTTCAGCCACTTGAAATACATGGCCAGAGGACATAACCTGCAAGTGCTGGAAGGAAACAAGGTGTTGGAAATCAAGCGTCCTGACATCAATAAAGGACGGGCAGCCACTGCTTTCATGAAAGGAAATAGTTATGATTTTATCTTGGCGATTGGAGACGACTGGACCGATGAGGATACCTTCCAAGCAATGCCTGAAGGTGCATTCAGCATCCGTGTTGGCTACAGCTATACCAAGGCCAATTACAATATCAAGAGCCCAAAAGAGGTGAGGTATTTATTGAATAAGCTGACTTGA
- the trxA gene encoding thioredoxin produces the protein MAKAIEITDANFEEIIKSDQPILVDFWAEWCGPCKMIGPVVEEIAGEYDGKAVIGKVDVDANPAVASKFGIRSIPTLLFFKNGEIVDKQVGAVPKAVLAQKLEAQI, from the coding sequence ATGGCAAAAGCAATTGAAATTACCGACGCGAACTTTGAAGAAATCATCAAATCAGACCAACCTATCTTGGTGGACTTCTGGGCTGAATGGTGTGGTCCTTGTAAAATGATCGGGCCTGTAGTAGAAGAAATCGCTGGTGAGTATGACGGAAAAGCCGTAATTGGCAAAGTGGATGTAGATGCAAACCCTGCTGTAGCCTCCAAATTTGGCATTAGAAGTATCCCTACCCTTCTATTCTTCAAGAATGGCGAGATAGTGGACAAACAAGTAGGCGCCGTACCAAAAGCAGTGCTTGCCCAAAAACTAGAAGCACAAATCTAA